The Xanthocytophaga agilis DNA window CAAAATAGGCTTTAGCTTCAGCATATTGCTGAGGTCCTAATATACTTACATATTCAGGGTTTTCCGGAGCTAGTTTTGCTAGTTCTTCTGCTCGCTTCACTACTTTTTCCAGGGATGCACTATCAAATTCATTGATACTGGCAGTTCCTGTTTTCTTTCCAAATGAAGACTGGACAGACAACGTCATGTTCGTTTCTTCACCACTGGTAGAGACCGTATTACGAGCATAACGAATGTTCCCACCATGATTATTATTCAGGCTTATTGAACACTCATCAGCCTTTGAATAGCCCAATACTTTTGTAAGCAATTGTTTTGCTTCCTCTTTACTTAATATTGCCATTGGTTAGGTTTGTTTTAAGGATAGATGATTAGATTTTCCGGGCGGTATTAATGACATTGACACCATCGAAGCGGGCAGTAGAACTTCCATGTGATACCGCACTTATCTGAGAAGGCTGTCCTTTGCCATCAAAGAAAGACCCAAACAAACGATAATCACTTTCATCACATACTTTCGAACACGAGTTCCAGAATTCCTGAGTATTGGATTGATAGGCTACATCATTTAGCATACCTACAACTTTTCCACCTTTTATTTCATAGAAAAGCTGTCCGCCAAACTGAAAGTTATAGCGTTGCTGATCAATGGAATAAGACCCACGACCTGCAATGTAAATACCTTTCTCTACATCTTTAACCAAGTCATTGACAGAACATTTCTCTTTTCCTGGAGCAAGAGATATATTCGCCATCCGTTGAAACTGTACCGAACTCCAGCTATCGGCATAACAGCACCCTTGGGATTCAGCTTCGCCGATGATATGCGCCTGGTCGCGAATAGCCTGGTAATTAACAAGGATACCATCTTTAACCAGATCCCATCGTTTAGTTTTTACGCCTTCGTCATCATATCCTACAGCGCCCAATGATCCTGGTTGAGTCTTATCCGCAAATATGGTTACCTGCTTGCTACCATAATTAAAGTTTTTCGTTTTCCACTTATCCAGTGTGGCAAAAGAGGTTCCTGCGTAATTAGCTTCATATCCAAGCACACGATCCAGCTCCAGCGGGTGACCTACCGATTCGTGGATCGTTAGACCCAAGTGGTTAGGCTCCAGTACAACTGTATATTTTCCCGGTTCTACAGATTTAGCAGTCAGCTTTTCTTTGGCATGTTTGGCTGCAGCAGTGGCATCTTCTATAATGTCGTATGAGTTCTTATATAAAGAGAGACCTGTACCTGTTGGCCCTGCAATTTTGCCTGCTCCCTTTCCAGTCAAATATTCATATCCCATTCCCATGGGAGCACTCAACGCATCACGGGTTTTGAAAGAGTTGGTTTTAGGATCGATGGCAGTTACTGTAAAATTAGGCCATATCCGATGTATATCCTGATCAATGTAAGATCCATCCGTTGAGGCAAAATATTTTTGTTCATTTATAAGGAACAGGGCAGAGTTCACAAAGTTGGCGCCATTCTTCATAGCAGCAGCATTAGCGGCTAGCAATAGGTCTACTTTCTCAGAAACAGGTACTTCAAACGCATTTTTCTGAATAGGAGTCTTCCAAGTCACTTCCCCATATCCTTTTTGCGGGGCTAATTGAACCGGATCTTTTTGCAAACGGGAGTTTGCTTTGGCAATTGCAACAGCTTGCTTTGTTGCTTTAGCAATACCTTCAGTTGTTACTTCAGAAGTTGCTGAAAATCCCCAGGTGCCATTTACTAAGACGCGAATTCCAGCGCCAAAAGATTCTGTATTTACAATATTCTGCACCTTATCTTCTCTGGTAAACAGATACTGGTTCAAATAGCGACCTATACGAACATCTGCGTATGAGGCTCCACTACTTTTTGCGGCTTGTAAGGCAACATCAGCCAATTGTTTTTTCTGAGATACCTCCATTCCTGAGTTCAGAAATACAGAGGGGTCAACAGATTCTCCAAACATAGGTATAGGCATCATAAGTCCGCCTAATCCAAGTCCAGCAGCTTGAATAAAGTCTCTTCTTTTCACTTTGATTGGTTTTTAGGTTGATAACTCCTCTTATTGGAAATATTATATATCCTGTTGCTATAAGTCAAATCCAACAAGCTATATTCTTCAATTATCCCAAATATAATTTTTGTTTATATGAATGGAAGAAAAAAATGATGGGCGGTAGTATGTAAAACATTATACTCTTTTGTGAAAAGCATCCTTCACCAAATTATATTAAATAAGCGAATTTGCCATATATTTTTCACGAAAGAAGAGTAATTACTATTTATATATTGTATACAACAATGGCGGAAACAAGGTACTAATAGACTAACTCAACTACATAAATTATAAAAAATCTTCAATTTTGAGTGATTCTATCATCCCACTTATCCTGATACATAGACCATACTTCCCTGAATCCTGCCGTTCAAAAAATTTGACTATAACTTTATTGCGGCCACTCCTAATCTTATGTAATTTAAAAATCTGTAATTTTATATGGCTTATTGTGTATTTCTCCGAAGAGAGTTTGCAGAAGAGTCATTTTTTCAAAACCAACCTAACTTAAACCAAGGAGGAAATTACCTTGAATCGTAGAGACTTCATCCAACTAGCCGGTATGGGAGCAGGAGCATTTATGCTACCTAACATTCCAGTTTCCGGTCGTCCTATTGCAGTAGAAGCCATGCTGGAATCTCCCATGGACGTCGCCGTTAAAAAACGTTTAGCAGATGCAGCATTAAATGCGGCCAAATCAAAAGGTGCAACCTACGCTGATATTCGTATTGGCCGCTATCTGAACCAATTTGTCATAACCCGCGAAGACAAAGTACAGAACATTGTGAATACAGAGTCCTATGGAGTAGGTGTACGTGTCATTGCCAATGGTTGCTGGGGATTTGCTGCTGTGGTAGATGCTAAAAGTGAAGCTGACACTGCCAAAGCTGCAGAACAAGCAGTAGCCATTGCGAAGGCCAATTCCAAATTATTGAAGGAACCTGTTCAGCTAGCTCCACAAAAAGGATTCGGAGAGGTAAGCTGGAAAGCACCTATTCAGAAAAATGCGTTTGAGGTACCTATTAAGGAAAAAGTGGACCTGCTATTGAATGTTAATGCGGAAGCCTTAAAAAATGGAGCCAATTATATTAACTCTCTATTATTCTTAGTAAACGAACAGAAGTACTTTGCGTCAACGGATGGGTCTTATATCGATCAGGATATACATCGGATATGGCCTGTATTTACAGCAACTGCTATTGATCCTAAGACAGGTAAGTTTGAGACCCGCCAATCACTAAGTGCGCCTATGGGAATGGGATATGAATATTTGCAAGTTAATCCTAAAGATAAGGTGACAGGTATTACAACCCGTTATAATAAAGGATATGACATGCTGGAAGATGTAATAGCAGGAGCAAAACAGGCAAAAGCAAAGCTAACAGCCAAGTCTGTTGAAGCAGGTAAATATGATCTGGTATTAGATCCTTCTCACTTATGGCTTACGATCCACGAATCAGTAGGTCACCCGCTGGAACTCGATCGCGTGCTTGGATACGAAGCCAACTTTGCCGGTACTTCCTTTGCTACACTTGATAAATGGAAATCAAAAAACTTTAACTATGGTAGCAAACAAGTCAATCTGTTTGCCGACAAAGTTCAACCAGGATCATTAGGCGCTGTAGGATATGATGACGAAGGCGTAAAAACTAAACGATGGGATCTGGTTAAAGATGGTATCCTTGTTAATTACCAGGCTATTCGCGATCAGGCGCATATCATCGGCGAAGCTGAATCCCAAGGATGCTGTTATGCCGATAGCTGGAGTTCGGTACAGTTTCAACGGATGGCAAATGTTTCTCTTGCTGCCGGAAAAACACCATTATCAGTTGCAGAAATGATTAAAGATGTAAAACGTGGTATTTATATTATTGGTGATGGGTCATTTTCTATTGATCAGCAACGATATAACTTCCAGTTTGGTGGACAGCTTTTCTATGAAATAAAAGATGGTCAGATTGTAGGTATGCTGAAAGATGTAGCTTATCAATCCAATACTCAGGAATTCTGGAATTCTTGCGTAAAGGTTTGCGACGAGAAAGACTACCGCCTGGGAGGTTCATTCTTTGATGGCAAAGGACAACCTTCTCAATCCAGTGCAGTATCACATGGAAGTTCTACTGCCCGCTTTAATGGTGTCAATGTCATCAACACTGCCCGTAAGCTATAACAATGGTGTCTATGGTATGGAGAGTACAATGGTATAGATAGAAGAAACTATACTCGTAACTCTATCTAATGCATGAGAAAAGGAAAATAAAGTCAACCACACCTACACAAGAATAATTATGTCAGTTATATTAACAGAAGCTGAAGCTAAGGCATTGCTTCAGAAAGTATTAAGCTATTCTAAAGCAGATGAATGTGAAGTAAATATATCGGGAGAACAACGAGGTAACATCCGTTATGCCCGCAGTTCCGTTTCTACCAGTGGATCTTTGATCAATAAAAACCTGGTTGTACAGTCTGCTTTTGGGAAGAAAGTAGGAACAGCCACTATTGATGAATTCGATGATGCCTCACTGGAAAAGGTAGTACGCCGTTCAGAAGAACTAGCAAAACTAGCTCCGGAAAACCCTGAATATGTAGGATTACTAGGTCCTCAACAATACATTAAAGCAACCGGATACTTTGACAGTACAGCCGCCGTATCTCCCGATGTTCGGGCCGAAGCGGTAGCAAAGAGTCTCCAGCTGGCTCAGGAAAAGAAACTGGTTGCGGCCGGTTTCATGGAAGATCGCAGCGGATATTCTGCTATGATGAATTCCAAAGGCCTCTTTGCTTACTATCCAAGCACAAATGTAAACTTTTCCTTAACTGTTCGTACAGAGGAAGGTACAGGTTCTGGATATGTTATACGCGGCTACAGCGATTTTAAAAAGCTGGATACAGCAGCGGCTACGACTATTGCTATTCAGAAATCTGTAAATTCTGTTGGAGCAAAAGCCATTGAACCGGGTAAATATACTGTTATACTGGAGCCAACAGCAGCTGCAGTTCTCCTGGAGAACCTTTTCTTTGATATGGATGCACGTAGTGCAGACGAAGGGCGTTCCTCTCTTAGTAAAGCGGGAGGTAAAACTAAATTGGGAGAAAAGATTGTAGATGAACGTGTCACTTTTTACTCTGACCCTACCAATCCTGACTTACCTGCCTCTCCATGGTCTGGTGATGGTCTACCTCAGGAAAAAATTAACTGGATAGAAAAAGGTGTAGTCAAGAACTTATCCTACTCACGGTATTGGGCTCAAAAGAAAGGCGTAAAAGCAATTCCTCAACCCAACAATATGATTATGGTTGGAGGAACAGCATCTCTGGAAGAGTTGATCAAAGGTACAGAAAAAGGCATCTTAGTTACCAAGCTTTGGTATATTCGTCCAGTGGACCCTCAGACATTGTTACTCACAGGTCTTACCCGTGATGGTACTTTCTACATTGAAAACGGACAAATCAAATATCCTGTTAAAAACTTCCGTTTTAATGAAAGTCCAATCATTATGCTTAATAATCTGGAAGCTATTGGAAAATCAGAGCGTGTTGTAAGCACAGAATCAGATATAAATTATCTGATACCACCACTTAAGATTCGCGATTTTACATTTACCAGTTTATCTGATGCTATTTAATTAAAACTATACCTCTCTGCTCCTCTGATATCTGTGATGTCAGGGGAGTTTTTATATCTTTTCTCTCTTTATTTAATCTACATTGATGGATCAGTCTACTGAATTTCATCTGTCTCCTGATGAATCCGAAATTTTAAAGGCAGATTTTAACCCTGTAGTAAAAACATATATCTTCTGGTACATACTCGTTATCCTAGTATCTACTGTGATTGGCATACCTGTAGCATTGGTATGGGTTTTAGGCTGGGGACAATGGTATAGCCGCAAGTTTTACGAAAATATGGTATGTGTCTTAACCACAAAGAACCTCCGTCTTCGTAATGGTATTATCTTTCAGATTGAGAAAACTATTCCACTCGAAAATATTCAGGATTTGACGTTTCTGGAAGGTCCCATTCTAAAAGCATGGCACTTATCAATGATTAAAGTAGAAACGGCTGGATCTTCTCACCAGTATGGAAGCCAGATGAAACTTATTGGTGTTATCAATGCTCACGAATTTCGAAGCAAAGTATTAACTCAAAGAAGTCTTACAAAGAATCCAGGCACATCACCACCTGAATCCCAAACAGCTATTCTGACAGAAATTCGAGATCTGCTGCGGGAAATCAGAGATAACACAAAATCAAATAAACCAGTATAAGCTTAAAAAATACTCATTTACCTTCTATCACATAGTAGAAGATTCACACATGAACTAATGGAATAGCATTTTTGCAGTAAACATGTGAACTTAACACGTATTTTACTTCCGTAGACTGTCAAGACTTTAAATCTTTACTAAAAGTTACATAGCTCTATCATTACCAACCCTTGCCCTTACTCTAAAAGTAATTCTGAAAAACGGGTAAGTACAGGGTAAATATCCTCAAAAAATAATTTCAGCATTGATTCTATTTACCTAACAACCAAATTATTCTTCTCATTAAGGTATCACCCAAACAAAATACCATTTCATATTACGCCTCTTAGTAAACCAACAAAACATCAGTGTTAGTATTGATCTGATTAAACTACATTTGCCTGAAAAACAAGCCCTTCTATTTTTCATTAAGGAGTCTATCCATTCATTATTATTCTCCATTATGCTGGTACGCAAGTTATTTCAGAGACGGTATGTCATATACATTTCATTGCTAATTACGCTTGCTACACTATTTTTAGGTAGTTTCCTTAGTATTTATAATAGATCTGTGGTACAAAATACTACAAATATGAAGCTACAGGCTGAAGCTGTTGCCAGAGAGTTAAAGAACTGTTATGAACTTCCTGTACGGCACATTGATGTGAGTTTACGAGGATATGCTCTTATTCATGAGGATAGATTTCTATACATCAAACCATCAGAAGTTCGTGGTGACATGGAACGGGCATTTACACGCTTGGATAGCTTATTACGAGTACAGCAGTACAATGATCCTAAAGGTTGGGAACAATTGAAGGCAATGAAACAAGCTATGCGTGACTATGCAACATTTCATGAATCCATGATAAAGTTGATAAAGCAAGATAACATGCAGGACTTTCTGACAGAGTTCAGTAAGGACAAAGGCTTCTCACTCTGGAAAGTATACGAAAAGCTGCTGATTACAATTAATGCATTTGAAGAAAAGCGTCTGCGCGAAGCAGAACAAGAATATGCAAATGCCAACAGCACTAATTTATACATTCAAATTTTATTGACGTTAATTGGTATTCCATCTATCTTATTCGTTATTCAACGGCTTCGGAAGGAAGGAACACAACGATTTCAGCTTCTGACTAATCTGGATGCTAATAACCGGAAGTATCTTTTTGATCCAGGCACTGCTTTAAATACGAATGAAGCACATAAGAGCATTGAACATTCTATTGATAATATCAAGAAAGCATCTTCCTTTGTTAAGGAAATAAGTCAGGGAAATTACAATGTAGACTGGCAAGGTCTCACTCAGCAGAATATCTATCTCAATCAGTCTAATCTTGCTGGAGAGTTGTTACAAATGCGAGAGCAAATGAAAAAACTAAAAGCAGAAGAAGAAAAACGAAACTGGACCAATGAAGGCTTGGCTCGTTTTTCTGAAATAGTCCGCAATCATCAGCACCATATAGAGAAGCTCTCTTATGAGGTCATTTGTTTTCTCACAAAATATATCGATGCACAACAAGGAAGTTTATTTGTTGTACAGGGCACCGAGAAAGATGTATATCTGGAATTAACAGCCTGTTATGCTTTTGACAGAAAGAAGTTTATACAGAAACAAATACCTGCAGGCACCGGACTGCTGGGGCAAACCTATCTCGAAGGAGAATCTATCCTACTTACGGATATTCCTCAAGGTTATATTGAAATTACCTCTGGATTAGGTGATGCCACCCCAGGCTGCTTAGTTATTGTTCCAATGAGATACAATGACCAGGTAGAAGCATTGATAGAACTTGCGGGCTTTAATCAATTTGAAGACTATCAGGTTCGTTTTCTGGAAAAAGCAGGAGAGTTTATGGCCTCCGCCATTATGAATGCAAAAACTGCTATGAGAACGGAAAAGCTTTTGCAGGAATCACAGGAGCAAGCAGAGATGCTAAAATCGCAGGAAGAAGAGATGCGTCAAAATATGGAAGAACTAGCTGCTACCCAGGAAGAAA harbors:
- a CDS encoding TldD/PmbA family protein translates to MKRRDFIQAAGLGLGGLMMPIPMFGESVDPSVFLNSGMEVSQKKQLADVALQAAKSSGASYADVRIGRYLNQYLFTREDKVQNIVNTESFGAGIRVLVNGTWGFSATSEVTTEGIAKATKQAVAIAKANSRLQKDPVQLAPQKGYGEVTWKTPIQKNAFEVPVSEKVDLLLAANAAAMKNGANFVNSALFLINEQKYFASTDGSYIDQDIHRIWPNFTVTAIDPKTNSFKTRDALSAPMGMGYEYLTGKGAGKIAGPTGTGLSLYKNSYDIIEDATAAAKHAKEKLTAKSVEPGKYTVVLEPNHLGLTIHESVGHPLELDRVLGYEANYAGTSFATLDKWKTKNFNYGSKQVTIFADKTQPGSLGAVGYDDEGVKTKRWDLVKDGILVNYQAIRDQAHIIGEAESQGCCYADSWSSVQFQRMANISLAPGKEKCSVNDLVKDVEKGIYIAGRGSYSIDQQRYNFQFGGQLFYEIKGGKVVGMLNDVAYQSNTQEFWNSCSKVCDESDYRLFGSFFDGKGQPSQISAVSHGSSTARFDGVNVINTARKI
- a CDS encoding TldD/PmbA family protein codes for the protein MNRRDFIQLAGMGAGAFMLPNIPVSGRPIAVEAMLESPMDVAVKKRLADAALNAAKSKGATYADIRIGRYLNQFVITREDKVQNIVNTESYGVGVRVIANGCWGFAAVVDAKSEADTAKAAEQAVAIAKANSKLLKEPVQLAPQKGFGEVSWKAPIQKNAFEVPIKEKVDLLLNVNAEALKNGANYINSLLFLVNEQKYFASTDGSYIDQDIHRIWPVFTATAIDPKTGKFETRQSLSAPMGMGYEYLQVNPKDKVTGITTRYNKGYDMLEDVIAGAKQAKAKLTAKSVEAGKYDLVLDPSHLWLTIHESVGHPLELDRVLGYEANFAGTSFATLDKWKSKNFNYGSKQVNLFADKVQPGSLGAVGYDDEGVKTKRWDLVKDGILVNYQAIRDQAHIIGEAESQGCCYADSWSSVQFQRMANVSLAAGKTPLSVAEMIKDVKRGIYIIGDGSFSIDQQRYNFQFGGQLFYEIKDGQIVGMLKDVAYQSNTQEFWNSCVKVCDEKDYRLGGSFFDGKGQPSQSSAVSHGSSTARFNGVNVINTARKL
- a CDS encoding TldD/PmbA family protein, with product MSVILTEAEAKALLQKVLSYSKADECEVNISGEQRGNIRYARSSVSTSGSLINKNLVVQSAFGKKVGTATIDEFDDASLEKVVRRSEELAKLAPENPEYVGLLGPQQYIKATGYFDSTAAVSPDVRAEAVAKSLQLAQEKKLVAAGFMEDRSGYSAMMNSKGLFAYYPSTNVNFSLTVRTEEGTGSGYVIRGYSDFKKLDTAAATTIAIQKSVNSVGAKAIEPGKYTVILEPTAAAVLLENLFFDMDARSADEGRSSLSKAGGKTKLGEKIVDERVTFYSDPTNPDLPASPWSGDGLPQEKINWIEKGVVKNLSYSRYWAQKKGVKAIPQPNNMIMVGGTASLEELIKGTEKGILVTKLWYIRPVDPQTLLLTGLTRDGTFYIENGQIKYPVKNFRFNESPIIMLNNLEAIGKSERVVSTESDINYLIPPLKIRDFTFTSLSDAI
- a CDS encoding PH domain-containing protein, whose translation is MDQSTEFHLSPDESEILKADFNPVVKTYIFWYILVILVSTVIGIPVALVWVLGWGQWYSRKFYENMVCVLTTKNLRLRNGIIFQIEKTIPLENIQDLTFLEGPILKAWHLSMIKVETAGSSHQYGSQMKLIGVINAHEFRSKVLTQRSLTKNPGTSPPESQTAILTEIRDLLREIRDNTKSNKPV
- a CDS encoding GAF domain-containing protein produces the protein MKLQAEAVARELKNCYELPVRHIDVSLRGYALIHEDRFLYIKPSEVRGDMERAFTRLDSLLRVQQYNDPKGWEQLKAMKQAMRDYATFHESMIKLIKQDNMQDFLTEFSKDKGFSLWKVYEKLLITINAFEEKRLREAEQEYANANSTNLYIQILLTLIGIPSILFVIQRLRKEGTQRFQLLTNLDANNRKYLFDPGTALNTNEAHKSIEHSIDNIKKASSFVKEISQGNYNVDWQGLTQQNIYLNQSNLAGELLQMREQMKKLKAEEEKRNWTNEGLARFSEIVRNHQHHIEKLSYEVICFLTKYIDAQQGSLFVVQGTEKDVYLELTACYAFDRKKFIQKQIPAGTGLLGQTYLEGESILLTDIPQGYIEITSGLGDATPGCLVIVPMRYNDQVEALIELAGFNQFEDYQVRFLEKAGEFMASAIMNAKTAMRTEKLLQESQEQAEMLKSQEEEMRQNMEELAATQEEMFRKERELEARLKSMENISR